In the Pedobacter cryoconitis genome, CGCTAGTTCAGCGGGTAAATATCCTATATAAGCAATAATTATAGTGGAGTTTTCATTCACATTTTGCAAATAAAACTCACCCTTCTCATTTGTAGTTGTTTTAATTTTTGAGTCTTCTATAAATACCATAGCACCAGCCAAAGTTTTTCCGCTTTCATCCACTACCTTACCCCTCACATCTATCTGCTGAAATACAGAAATAATCTTATCCATCAGCGTGGGTTCAATGCGTTTTTTAATGGTGACAATCTTACCCTCAATGGTATAAGTTAATGAGGATCCTGTTAGTACAGTTTTTAACGCTTTATTGATGTCTGCGTTTTTCACATTTACATCAGCAATCTTGTTCCTGGGAAGGATTTTTCCGTCATATAAAAAATCATATTGACTTTGGTTCCTTATTTCTATTAAAAGCGATTCTAATGAAGCATTTTTCCTGTTGATGGTAATCTGCTGGCCAAATGTTGATGCACTGACCTGGAGAAGCGATGCTATTAATATTACGGTGGTTAAGCGCATAATCAGCATAAATTTAGCACAGAGAGATTGGTACGTCCCCCCGTATCTGTTAGAATTTTTATACATTTGTTTGGTTTGGTTGATTCAGCAATCTTACTTTCGACGGACAGATTGCTGTGGCTGACAATTAGTTGATTCCAAGCTGCTCCAGCCCCAATTACATTGGAGTTGGAGTTTTTAGTTTTAGCGTAGATTTTTCTGCATGTTTGGTTGGTTTAGGTTCATCATTAATTTATTATCTCATTTTTAGTTAAATCTTAAATAATTCAGCAAGTTTAGCCTCCAGTTCTTTTCCATGTAAATCGACTGCAACAATATTTCCTTTTTGATCAATCAGCAAATTTCTCGGAATAGCAGTGATATTGTATTTCTTACTCAAAGCAGATTCAAAACCTTTCAGGTCACTCAGATTTGTCCAGGTATATCCATCAGCCTGAATAGCTTTTTTCCAGGATTTGAGATCAGTATCAAGTGAAACGCCGATCACATCAAAACCCTGCGATTTATAATTATTATATAAAGGAATCAATTCGCGCCCTTGCGACCTGCATGGCATGCACCAGCTTGCCCAAAAATCAATCAAGGTATATTTGTTTTTGGAGGTAATGTTTTTGGATGATATAACTTTACCGTCTATATCCTCCATTATAAAATCTTCATACTTAGAAGCAGTCGTCTGTTTGCTGGATAATTCAGAAGGATTTTCATTTTTAACAGCTACAGCATCCTTCTCAATACCACCTAAATCTAAAGTAAATTGCTTTTTAGACGGTGGAAGACACATTTGATTGGTACAGGCCATATACTTTATCGTAAATGCCAATGTGGTCTTCTTTGCAGTTTTTAGTTTAAGTATCTGCGTGAATGTCACGCCTTTTGAATAGTAAGACAAATGCTCTCCATCTTTCTGTTCCACCCCTTTTTCCTCTATTTCACCAATGAATTCTATATTGTCATTTTCATCAAACAGAAATTCAGTAGGCATTCCAAAACCGCCACCTTCACCCTGAGGGTAAATATGATAAAGCTCTTTTACCGCAGCATGGAATTTCACCTCATACGTTAAGGGTGAGGTTTTTTTACTGCTAAATTCCCAAGAAACCGGATGGTTCTGCGCAAGAGCCGAAAAAGCTACCTGGCCCATTAGTATTAATACTATTAATCGTTTCATTTTTTTCGTTATTATTTATCGCATTACAAAAATTTTACGGCCTTCAACCCTGAACGTCACTGATACAGCAGATTCTATTGATTTGAGTACAGTAGAAAGCTGGTTATTTCTGGAAACCCATCCTCCCAGTTCCATGTTATCTGGAACAGAAGCATCATAGATAACCTCCATATTATACCATCTTGCAATTTTTCTCATCGCTGTTTTAAATTCCACATGATTTAAGTAGAAATCGCCATTCTTCCAGTCGAGAACACTGGCTAAGTCAGTTTTTCGCACGCTGATTATACCAAGTCTATTCAATGCCTGTTCTCCTGGCCTGATAATTTTTTGTCCATTTCCAACCTTTATCTTTACTGAACCTTCCAGCAAAGTTGTTGCAATTCCGGGCTCATCTTTATAGCTATTTACGTTGAAATGAGTACCTAGAACCTCTATTTGCTGATTTTTATTGGCTACTATAAATGGGTGAAGTTTATCTTTTGCAACCTCGAAATAAGCTTCACCTTCGAGGAATACCTTACGCGTTTTGTGCTTAAAAAATTGAGCAAATGAAATTTTCGAATCTGCGTTCAGCCAGACTTTTGTACCATCGGGCAAAGTAAATATATACGTCTGCCCTTTTGTAGTCGTAGCTGTAAGTGTTTCATCTTTTAGATTGCTTGCGCCATCTGCAGTAACAACACTTCCATCAGTATAAGCCAGACGACTGCTTCCTATTACAAGACCTTTTTGATGGTCACTCAACCTGATAACCTTACCGCTGCTAAGGGTTATAGTTGAACCACTTTTACCTGGTTTAACATATGGATATCGCTTAGCATAATCAATTTGGGAAAGGTTAGCATGACGATTCCCGCTAAAGAAATAAATGCATACGACAAGTGCCGCCGCCGTTGCGGCTAATGCTGCAATGCGAGGCCATATTTTGATGCGTCTGACCGAAGCATCTGTGGTCTTTACATTCAAACTATCTTTTAATCCGGACCTTGTCAGCTGCCAGATATGATCAGTTTCGATTTGATTAAAATTTTGAAATTCCTGCAGAAAATACTCCTTAGCTATTAAACGATCGTAAAATTCAAGGTGTTCCGAAGAAGAATTCTTCCAGTTTTGCAGTTCATCATTACCTGCAGGATCCAGCGACCCATTAAGTTCTGAGGTGATTAGTGTGGATATATAAAATTCTTTTTCCAGCATCTGGTCCATTTTTATTCCTTTAACATTTTTTAGATGTTAATAATATAGAAACGGGACGACTCCCTAAAGCAACCATATGAAATTGAAATATTTTTTTTATTTGGTAATAAAAAATAAAAAGGCCAGCTGCAATGCATTGGAAACACCTTTTTTGAGCAGAGAATTTTTAATAAGAGCCACAGCTTTTGTTTTTTGGTTTCGGACAGTCTGTATAGACAAGCCCAGCTCTTCAGCAATTTCGGCTGTACTTTTTCCTTCAATATAAAGCATTTTAAAAACTATCTTCATTTTATCAGGTAGTTCCTCAATTTCTTTATTCACCATGTCCAGCACTTCTGTTTGAACTACATCATACAGGATAGTTTCCTCTCCACCCAGAAGATACTTAATGTAATTTTCTTGTGCAGCAGTTCTGACTTTTAAGCTGGCCAGATAATCCAGACAAGCATTGCGACAACTGATGTAAAGAAAGGCTTTGATATTTTGTTCTGTCTTAAAATCTTTATGTTTCTGCCAAACTTTTAAAAAGCATTTAGATACAATATCATCAGCTTCTGCTTTATCTTCAAGCATGCGGGTTGTGAAATAAGCAAGTGACTTACTGTGCAGTTTAAAAAAATATGCAAGGGCCTTTTCATTCCCTTCATATAATTCTTGCATCCAGTCTACTATTTCTTGCCTAGCTTTTTTCATTTATTAGTCATTACGCATCTGCCTCAATAAAATTACTGAAACCAACGGCAATAATATTGATTAAATCTGGCAATACTAAGGTCTTCAGTATCTTATTTATAGCGAATTTCTTCAATCTTTATCAATTATTTAACAATCCTTTTACACATTCCCAAAATATTTTTATTTTTTTTGGCCAATTGAACATATTTCGTACTTTTGTCTAAAATGAAGTTATCTAAAGAAGAACAGATCAAGGAAGAAATTGTCACTGCCGCCATCGGTGTTTTTGAAAGCTATGGCTTTACCCGGGTGTCTATGCAGGATATTTCGAAAGCGGGTAAAAAAGGGCGTACTACTTTATATTATTATTTTGGTAATAAAACAGAAGTTTTTGATGCAGTAGTAGAAAAACTATGCCTGCAGATATTTGATACCTGCCAGGGGGTAATTGATCCAAATGCTTCAATGTCCACCAATTTGGAAAATTTTTACACAAAAAAATTACAGGAGATTAAATTTCTTACCAAAAAATATCATTTGGTGTTAGAAGATCTAAAGCAACAACCAGGGCTTGCCGCCGCTAAAACCAGGGTTTTGTTGGAGGAAGAAGGCAGTGTAATCTATAAAATGATCAGGTGGGCAATTGAGAAGAAAGAAATTGCCGAACTCACTGAGGCTGACAGCCGTTTTCTTGCCGAAACAATTGTAACCGCCTTCAAAAGCTTTGAGCAGGAAATTATCTTGTTCAACCGGTTTCCCGATATGGAAGCTAAACTGTCCTGGATTTCGCAGATTTTTTGCAAGGGACTGAAATAATTTTTTTTGATTAATAATAGACAAAAGTATATAAAGTGTTCAAATGATTAAAATATGAGACCTATATTATCAATTCTTACAGCAGCTGGAGCAACGCTACTTTTCACCGGATGTTCCGGGCATAAAGAGTCCAGCAAAATACCTGACACGATCAATGTTAAAACAATTAATTTAAGCAGCCAACAGACAGGCTCCTCCGATCAGATTATTTATAGCGGAACTTTGCAAGCCGACAAAATGATCGATTTAAGTTTTCAGGTTTCCGGCACTATCAATTCATTTCCGGTAAAAGCCGGGGATTATGTAAAAAAAGGCCAATTAGTGGCTACCGTAGATGAAACAACTTACCGTAATCAATATAACGCACAATTAGCTCAGGTTAAACTGGCTAAAGAAAACTACACGCGTATTCTTTCTGTATTTCAGAAAGGCAGCATAGCAGAAATTAAAATGCTGGAGGCCAAATCAAATCTTGACCAGGCGGCATCTGCTGCACGGGCGACTTATCAAAATATTGCCCACACCAGGCTGTATGCACCTCAAAGCGGCTATGCCAGCGACAAAAAAACAGAAGCCGGGGCTACCGCCAGCCCAGGAGTACCTGTGTTGCAGTTACTGGATACCCGTTCGGTCAATGTTTTAGTAGCTGTTCCTGAGAATGAAATTAATCGTTATCAGCCAGGTGATCCTGCCGCTGTCACTATTGATGCGTCGGCGAACACACCGATCGAAGGGCGTATTACCGAAGTGGGCGTACTGGCACTTAACAACAGTGCAAACTATACCGTTAAAGTAAAATTAGCCAATCCCGGTCAGGCGCTAAAACCAGGTATGCTTTGTAAGGTCGTATTCAGTACTCCGAAATCTAAATCATTGTCCGCTAAAGCAGCTGAACAGCAACTGGTCGTCCCTGCCCAGGCCGTACAGGTGGATGAGCATGGCCGTAATTATGTATATACCGTTAACCCGCAACATAAGGCGCAACGGAAAGAAGTTCAAACCGGGGCACTCTATAATAATGGTTTGGCGATCACCGGTGGTTTAAGTGGTGATGAACAACTGATTACTTCCGGTTACCAAAAGCTGGCCGATCAGTCTCCTGTTAAAATTACCCAATAAATCAGCAGTCATGAAAAAGAAAGAAAACATGATCGAGTGGGCCATGCGCTACCATGTGCTGCCCCTTACTGTAGCTGCTGTGCTGTTTTTACTGGGTATTCTTGCCCTGTTCAATATGCCCCGTAATGAATTTCCCGATTTTACGATCAGGCAGGGTGTCATTGTAGGGCTTTACCCGGGTGCGTCATCCAACCAGGTAGAAGAACAAATGACCAAGAAAGTTGAAGAATACCTGTTTAGCAATAACGAGGTGGATAAAACTAAAACTTACTCCTACTCTCGCGATGGCATGATGTATATCTTTGTTGAAGTATCCGATAAAGTGAACGGCGCTGAGGCCAAAGCCTTTTGGAATAAGATTAAGAATGGCATGCTCCTTTTGCAGGCCCAGTTGCCGAAAGAGGTTAAAGGTTTTTATGTGAACAGCGATTTTGGTTCAACCTCTGCTTTACTGCTGGCGGTAGAATCACCTACCCGGCCTTATAAAGAACTACAGCGCAACGTAGAAGACATTGAAGCTGAATTACGCCGGGTTAAAGATGTAGCTAAAATATCCCATACAGGTAACCTGAACGAGCAGATCGGTATCTATGTTGATAATAATAAGTTGCTTCAAAATGGGGTTACCGCAGGTAACATCAGGGATGTATTGCAAAATGAGGGCGCCATCAGTGCTGCGGGGACCGAAGATGGAAAAATAATCGACCGGCCGATACATCTGACCAGTTTTTATAAGACCGAGTCAGATCTTGCAGAGCAGATTATCAAACGTGATGATCAAGGTAATCCGGTCAGGCTTCGTGATTTAGCAACCATCCGTCGGGAATATGGCGATCCTGACAGCTATGTAACGTCAAATGGCACTAAAAGTATTATTATTTCACTGGAAATGGTGACTGGTAAAAATATCGTGCATTTTGGCAAGGAGCTGGAGGAACGGCTGGCAAAAGTGAGTGCGCATTTACCGCCGGATATCAAACTGGTCAAACTAGCCAATCAACCGGAAGTGGTGGATGAATCCATTACCCACTTTATGAAGGAGTTCGCTTTTGCCCTGATCGGTGTAGTGGTTGTGGCCCTATTGTTATTACCACTGCGGGTGGCAGCAGTAGCAGCGGCAACTATTCCAATTACAATCGCGGCGACACTGGCCATTATGTACCTGGCGGGGATAGAACTGGACACGGTAACCCTGGCGGCACTCATTGTGGTACTGGGGATCGTTGTCGATGATCCTATTGTCGTCATTGATAACCATGTAGAAAAACTGGATCATGGGATGTCTGTTTGGGAGGCCGCCAAAAGCAGTGCGCAGGAACTATTCCCATCTGTATTTACGGCAACGCTGGCCATTTCGGCCACTTTCTTCCCGCTGATGTTTTTTATGACGGGAGTAGCCAAAGATTTTATCAGTGTTTTCCCGGTAACCATCATTATTGCATTGACCCTGTCCCTGGTCATATCGATGTTATTGGTGCCATTCTTCAATACGCTTTTTATCAAAAAGGGACTGCATAACGAAAATAAGAAGCAAGAGCATAAATCAATGCTGGACAGGCTACAGTTATTTTTCAATAAGCATATCGGCAATTCGGTGAAGCATTATAAGCTTACCGTATTATTCGGCGTGCTGTCCGTTGTATTCGGTGTGATCATCATGGGGATACTTCCCCAGCAATTATTCCCTAAAGTGGAACGTAATCAGTTTGCTGTGGAGATATACCTGCCCAGTGGTTACAGCCTTGACCAAACGGACAGTGTGGTTAAAAATATGGAACGTATCATGCACAAGGATAAGCGGGTGATCAATTACACCAGTTTTATCGGCAATAGCTCGCCGCGCTTTCATATGGTTTACGCGCCTAACCTCCCCGCTAAAAACTATGCGCAGATACTGGTCAATACGGTCTCTGAAGGTGCCACAGAAGAAGTGATCAAAGATTACCAGCAAAAATATAGCAATGTCTTCCCATCTGCTTATGTGCGGATGAAACAACTGAACATGGTCAGCTCATCTGCACCGATCGAGGTTCGTATATCCGGTAACAATATTGACGATCTTAAAGCGGTAGGTGAAAAGGTTATTGCCATAGGTAAAAGGCACAAAGAAGTGATCTGGGCCAGGACGGATTATGATCAAATGGAGGAAGGGATTAAACTCAATGTGAAAAGCCAGGAACTGGCGCGCCTTGGCTTAACTAAAAGCGATGTGGCCAACACCGTGGCCATGCACACTGAGGGCGTTGATGCTACGCGGCTTTGGGAAGGTAACTATCAGATTGATGTGAAGATTAAAACACCCAAAACATCGAGAATGAATGTGTCCAGCCTGCTGGACCTTAATATTCCTTCCCAACAAACGAAAACCGTGGTACCGCTCAGACAAGTGGCCGATATAGCACCTGAATGGAATGACGGACAGGTGGTGAGACGGAACAGCATCCGCACGCTGACTGTGCGGATGGACATCATTCCGGATGCCGTTGCCAACAATGTGCTGACGGAATTACAGCCGGATATCGACAAAATTAAATTGCCACAGAATGTTGAAATCTCCTATGGCGGTGAACTGGAACTGCAAAATGAAAACATGGGCCCTATGGGGATTTCCTTACTCATGAGCGTCATCCTGATCTTTTTGATATTGCTCTGGCATTTCAAGCACCTCAAACATGCAGTACTCAGCATTACCACCATGCCACTCAGTCTGCTTGGCGCATCATTCGGATTGTTGGTCACTGGCTATCCATTCGGGTTTACCTCTTTTCTGGGACTATTGGCCTTATGCGGTATTGTGGTACGTAATGGAATTATCCTGATCGATCATGCCGAGGAACTGAGGATCCATGAGGGAAAAACGGTATTACAGGCCGGCATTTTGTCAGCCGAACGCCGTATGCGGCCCATATTCCTAACTTCTACGGCCGCAGCTGTGGGCGTTACGCCCATGATCATCAGCCGCTCTTCGTTATGGGGACCTTTAGGTACAGTGATCTGCTTTGGACTAATGGTTTCCATGGTACTAACCCTTTTTGTTTTACCAACACTGTACTGGCTTTTCTTTCGTAAAGAAGATGAAAAGGCCAAAGAAACAGATGAGCAAACCGCGTAACCTTAAAAATTGATTATTATGAAAATCCTCTTTTTATCCATCATATCCATGGGCTTGGCTTATACCGCCAGTGCCCAGCATATAGTGTCACTTGAGCAAAGCAGGCAAGCCGCTTTAGCGTACAGTACCGCTATCAAAAACGGGCAACTCAAAGTAAGCTCGGCAGACTTTGGACTGGCTGCTGCCAAATCTTCCTACCTGCCATCTGTCAGTGGTACTGGCCTGGGCTTATATGGCTTCAAAGATTTTGTACCGGCTATTCCGGGCCTATTGAATAAAGGCATCAATAATCTCTACCTGATTGGTGTAACTGCCATCCAGCCCATTTACGCAGGTGGTAAAATTGAAACGGGTTATAAGCTGGCTGCTTTACAGCAGGAAACCAGTAAGATAATGGCCAGGCAATCGGTTGATTCGGTATTACTGCTCACTACGCAAAAATACTGGAACCTGGTCAACTTGCAGGAGCAGGAAAAAACGCTGGCAGCTAATGAAGTGCTGCTGAATAATGTGCTGAAAATGCAAAAGGATATGCTGGCTTCCGGACTGATTGCCCGCAATGACCTGCTGAAAGTAAAAGTTCAACTCAGTCAACTGCTTGTTAACCAGAGCAAACTGCAAAATGGGCGGAGACTGGCCTTGTTTGATTTTTCCATATACACCGGCATGCCATATGATTCACTGATGGTGATGCAGGACACGCTTGACAAGGGAAATGAACCCTTGCTTCCTGGTGGAACACCGGATACAACACTTTCAGGAATAGCCAATTACCAGTTGCTGCTCAAACAGGTGCAGGGTGAAGGCTTGCAAACCAAATTAAGTAAAGCAGATTATTTGCCGAGTTTATCGGTCGGGCTGAGTGCTTCGCAGGCAGGCTCATTCAATAAGACAATAGGCAGTACGTTTGTACCGGCAGCCCTGGCTACCCTGAGCGTTCCTATTTCTGACGGCTTATGGGGGCGTACTAAACAAAAGATGAAACAAAGAAAGATCAGCGAACAAATTGCTCAAAACAATTTAAGGGATGGAAGTGATCAGCTACAGGTAGGTATCCTGAAGTACTGGTACGATATGAAAGATGAATTGACGCAGATCCGATACGCTAAGGAAAATCTGTTACAGGCCACTGAAAACCTGAAAGTAAGTCAGGACAACTATAAAGCGGGATTGAGTACGGCAACTGATGTTTTGGATGCTCAAGCCTTCTACCAACAGGCTGCGGTAACACTGAATACCGCTTATTCAGATTTTCAAGTGAAAAAAGCTGCGTATGCGTATGCGACCGGTAAGATTAATAGTAAATAGACTTTATTCATCCTAGCTGATCCCATGGAAATGTATAAGAAAACGATTTTTACGCTTCAAATAGCCGAAAACGTAATTAAAGTAATTAGCCAATGCAGTATTGAACAGGTCTCTTTTGAACTCATCTCGGCTGCCACAAATATTAGTGTAAGTACAATTATCGATAATTTTGAGAGTTTGAATAATCTGATCGCTTTTTGCCTGACGCTGAGTTTTGATAGTTTAGCCAGAAATTTATCAATAGACGTAGAAAAGATTCCCTATAAAATGAATAGTATTGAAGCTTTTTGGATAACATTGGTGGAGTTTAATACTATTTATTCCTATAAGGGACGGCTCATAGCTGCTTACCTTAAAGCTCCTGCTTCTTATCCGTTGGTGAACGTGAAATATTGCCTCGCAAAATCCATTAATTATAAATTTGAAAAGACTGATCACATCTTAAAACAATACAATGGCGACATTCGGTTTATCGCTTTTGCTTACCTGTTTCAAATGGCGAGTAAAGTATCAATTGATATACCCAACTCCATAGAAAAATATGGACAAGACTTTGTGTCAGATTTCTACAATAAACACATTGCAGAAGGGTTAATTAGATTCACCAAACTCCCTATAAGTTAACCCTGAAGTGATGACGAGAATAGTGATAGTCGGCGGTGGATTCGCCGGAATTAACCTGGTAAAAGGACTGGCCGGTAAAAAAGATATCGAAGTGGTATTGGTGGATAAAAATAATTACCATTTTTTTCCGCCGCTCTTGTACCAGGTAGCCACCGCATTTATTGAGCCGTCTAATATTACCTACCCCTTTCGGAAAATGTTTCAGGGAAAACAAAACGTACGCTTCTATTATGGAACATTACTAAGCGTCCACGAAGAAGACAGACACATTATCACTGATGGCGGCAGGCTTGATTATGATTTCCTGGTATTGGCCATGGGTACGGAAACCAATTTCTACGGCCTGGAGAACTTGAAAAAGAAAGCGCTGCCAATCAAAACAATTGATGATGCGTTGCACCTGCGCAATCATTTGTTAATGAATATGGAAAAAGCCGTTAAAACGACCAACCTGCAAGAACGGGCCAAGTTGCT is a window encoding:
- a CDS encoding efflux RND transporter periplasmic adaptor subunit, coding for MRPILSILTAAGATLLFTGCSGHKESSKIPDTINVKTINLSSQQTGSSDQIIYSGTLQADKMIDLSFQVSGTINSFPVKAGDYVKKGQLVATVDETTYRNQYNAQLAQVKLAKENYTRILSVFQKGSIAEIKMLEAKSNLDQAASAARATYQNIAHTRLYAPQSGYASDKKTEAGATASPGVPVLQLLDTRSVNVLVAVPENEINRYQPGDPAAVTIDASANTPIEGRITEVGVLALNNSANYTVKVKLANPGQALKPGMLCKVVFSTPKSKSLSAKAAEQQLVVPAQAVQVDEHGRNYVYTVNPQHKAQRKEVQTGALYNNGLAITGGLSGDEQLITSGYQKLADQSPVKITQ
- a CDS encoding efflux RND transporter permease subunit, whose protein sequence is MKKKENMIEWAMRYHVLPLTVAAVLFLLGILALFNMPRNEFPDFTIRQGVIVGLYPGASSNQVEEQMTKKVEEYLFSNNEVDKTKTYSYSRDGMMYIFVEVSDKVNGAEAKAFWNKIKNGMLLLQAQLPKEVKGFYVNSDFGSTSALLLAVESPTRPYKELQRNVEDIEAELRRVKDVAKISHTGNLNEQIGIYVDNNKLLQNGVTAGNIRDVLQNEGAISAAGTEDGKIIDRPIHLTSFYKTESDLAEQIIKRDDQGNPVRLRDLATIRREYGDPDSYVTSNGTKSIIISLEMVTGKNIVHFGKELEERLAKVSAHLPPDIKLVKLANQPEVVDESITHFMKEFAFALIGVVVVALLLLPLRVAAVAAATIPITIAATLAIMYLAGIELDTVTLAALIVVLGIVVDDPIVVIDNHVEKLDHGMSVWEAAKSSAQELFPSVFTATLAISATFFPLMFFMTGVAKDFISVFPVTIIIALTLSLVISMLLVPFFNTLFIKKGLHNENKKQEHKSMLDRLQLFFNKHIGNSVKHYKLTVLFGVLSVVFGVIIMGILPQQLFPKVERNQFAVEIYLPSGYSLDQTDSVVKNMERIMHKDKRVINYTSFIGNSSPRFHMVYAPNLPAKNYAQILVNTVSEGATEEVIKDYQQKYSNVFPSAYVRMKQLNMVSSSAPIEVRISGNNIDDLKAVGEKVIAIGKRHKEVIWARTDYDQMEEGIKLNVKSQELARLGLTKSDVANTVAMHTEGVDATRLWEGNYQIDVKIKTPKTSRMNVSSLLDLNIPSQQTKTVVPLRQVADIAPEWNDGQVVRRNSIRTLTVRMDIIPDAVANNVLTELQPDIDKIKLPQNVEISYGGELELQNENMGPMGISLLMSVILIFLILLWHFKHLKHAVLSITTMPLSLLGASFGLLVTGYPFGFTSFLGLLALCGIVVRNGIILIDHAEELRIHEGKTVLQAGILSAERRMRPIFLTSTAAAVGVTPMIISRSSLWGPLGTVICFGLMVSMVLTLFVLPTLYWLFFRKEDEKAKETDEQTA
- a CDS encoding FecR family protein, whose protein sequence is MLEKEFYISTLITSELNGSLDPAGNDELQNWKNSSSEHLEFYDRLIAKEYFLQEFQNFNQIETDHIWQLTRSGLKDSLNVKTTDASVRRIKIWPRIAALAATAAALVVCIYFFSGNRHANLSQIDYAKRYPYVKPGKSGSTITLSSGKVIRLSDHQKGLVIGSSRLAYTDGSVVTADGASNLKDETLTATTTKGQTYIFTLPDGTKVWLNADSKISFAQFFKHKTRKVFLEGEAYFEVAKDKLHPFIVANKNQQIEVLGTHFNVNSYKDEPGIATTLLEGSVKIKVGNGQKIIRPGEQALNRLGIISVRKTDLASVLDWKNGDFYLNHVEFKTAMRKIARWYNMEVIYDASVPDNMELGGWVSRNNQLSTVLKSIESAVSVTFRVEGRKIFVMR
- a CDS encoding peroxiredoxin family protein; amino-acid sequence: MKRLIVLILMGQVAFSALAQNHPVSWEFSSKKTSPLTYEVKFHAAVKELYHIYPQGEGGGFGMPTEFLFDENDNIEFIGEIEEKGVEQKDGEHLSYYSKGVTFTQILKLKTAKKTTLAFTIKYMACTNQMCLPPSKKQFTLDLGGIEKDAVAVKNENPSELSSKQTTASKYEDFIMEDIDGKVISSKNITSKNKYTLIDFWASWCMPCRSQGRELIPLYNNYKSQGFDVIGVSLDTDLKSWKKAIQADGYTWTNLSDLKGFESALSKKYNITAIPRNLLIDQKGNIVAVDLHGKELEAKLAELFKI
- a CDS encoding RNA polymerase sigma factor, with the translated sequence MKKARQEIVDWMQELYEGNEKALAYFFKLHSKSLAYFTTRMLEDKAEADDIVSKCFLKVWQKHKDFKTEQNIKAFLYISCRNACLDYLASLKVRTAAQENYIKYLLGGEETILYDVVQTEVLDMVNKEIEELPDKMKIVFKMLYIEGKSTAEIAEELGLSIQTVRNQKTKAVALIKNSLLKKGVSNALQLAFLFFITK
- a CDS encoding TolC family protein — encoded protein: MKILFLSIISMGLAYTASAQHIVSLEQSRQAALAYSTAIKNGQLKVSSADFGLAAAKSSYLPSVSGTGLGLYGFKDFVPAIPGLLNKGINNLYLIGVTAIQPIYAGGKIETGYKLAALQQETSKIMARQSVDSVLLLTTQKYWNLVNLQEQEKTLAANEVLLNNVLKMQKDMLASGLIARNDLLKVKVQLSQLLVNQSKLQNGRRLALFDFSIYTGMPYDSLMVMQDTLDKGNEPLLPGGTPDTTLSGIANYQLLLKQVQGEGLQTKLSKADYLPSLSVGLSASQAGSFNKTIGSTFVPAALATLSVPISDGLWGRTKQKMKQRKISEQIAQNNLRDGSDQLQVGILKYWYDMKDELTQIRYAKENLLQATENLKVSQDNYKAGLSTATDVLDAQAFYQQAAVTLNTAYSDFQVKKAAYAYATGKINSK
- a CDS encoding TetR/AcrR family transcriptional regulator — protein: MKLSKEEQIKEEIVTAAIGVFESYGFTRVSMQDISKAGKKGRTTLYYYFGNKTEVFDAVVEKLCLQIFDTCQGVIDPNASMSTNLENFYTKKLQEIKFLTKKYHLVLEDLKQQPGLAAAKTRVLLEEEGSVIYKMIRWAIEKKEIAELTEADSRFLAETIVTAFKSFEQEIILFNRFPDMEAKLSWISQIFCKGLK